CTGAAGCCAAAGGAATTGTTCCCGCAATTAACCATTGCGCCTTTTTTGCAACTAATGGCCAATCTCGAATAATCTTCTCTCTCGATATCGCTTGATCAGCAAATCCCAAGCCTTTATCACCATCAAATCCTTCAAAAGATCTTTCTCCATCAGAGTCTCTACGAACCAATACAACTCTTGTAGGACGATGGGTATCATGCTGTAAGCCCGAGGTGTTAATTCCTCTTTGAATCAATAAATTTTTTAAATTTTTCCCAAAAGCATCATTTCCTAAACAGCCAATAAAAGAAACATTCACCCCTAGTCGACTTAATGCACAAGCAACATTAGCTGGAGCTCCTCCAAAACAATCTGTTACTGGCAAATCAAAAGATGGATCACCGCCAAGAGGACCAAGTCGATCTATCAAGGCTTCTCCAATAGCAATTACACTTCCAGTATTCATGCCTAATCAATTCTCAATGAAGTTATTATTAGCGATTTATAGTTTTTTATTTTCAATGCAAAGATGTTTATACAATTCAGAAATAATTTTTGTATTAGCAGCTGGAAAAGGAAACTCAAAAAGTTTGTCTGGAGACACCCAAAGTAATTTTTGACTAGCTAAAGGTTTTGGCTCTCCTGATATCCATTCACAAATATGAACAGTAAAATAAAGTTTCTTATGAGTATAAGCGTGTTCAAAAGATAAAAGCTTTTGCCCAACTTTGACAACAATCCCTAGTTCTTCTTTTAATTCTCGCTCGATAGTATTTTCAATAGATTCACTGGAGATTTTTTTTCCTCCTGGGAATTCCCACATCCCACCCATACTTGAACTTTCCAATCGCTGGTCTATTAGCAATTCGCCATTTTTATTAAAAACAAGTCCAATACCAATTTCTTGAATAGGTTTTATTCTGGTCATTTCTTTTTTAGGAAAATTATTAGGATCGTAGTCTGCATAAGCAACACAAAATTTTTGTAGTGGGCAAGAAGAACAACTTGGTTTTTGGGGAGTACAAATATTTGCCCCCAAGTCCATCAAAGCCTGATTAAAATTCCTCGGACTAATTTTAGAGATCAATAAAGAGCTAAATTCCCATAATTTTTTCTCATCCTTAATAGATTTTCGCTCAATCGCAAGCAATCTAGACAAAATTCTTTTTACATTTCCATCCAGAATTGGTGCAGGCAGGTCAAAGGCAGAAGAGACGATACTACCTGCAGTGCTTCTACCTATACCAGGAAGAAACATCCACTGATCTATTCTATTTGGCCAAGAATATGGATCTTGGTCAGTATTTTCCCCAAGAAATTCAATTAATTTTTTAGAGGATTGATGTATTCGATTAGCACGTGAATAATAGCCAAGACCTTGCCATAGCATAAGGACACTCTCTAAATCAGCCTCTGTTAGAGAAGGCAAAGAGGGAAAAACCTCCATCCATTTTTCCCAGTAAGGAATAACGACCTTCAATTGAGTCTGCTGAAGCATTACCTCTGCAATCCAAATGCCATAAGGAGATAGACTTTCACCTGATTGAGGAATAGAACCATCTTTCTTCAATTTCCAGGGTATCCAATGTCTACCATTTTCTCTAAACCATTCCAGAAGTGAATTTTGGATACTTTGT
The sequence above is drawn from the Prochlorococcus marinus str. MIT 1013 genome and encodes:
- the mutT gene encoding 8-oxo-dGTP diphosphatase MutT, whose product is MDMIVSPQSIQNSLLEWFRENGRHWIPWKLKKDGSIPQSGESLSPYGIWIAEVMLQQTQLKVVIPYWEKWMEVFPSLPSLTEADLESVLMLWQGLGYYSRANRIHQSSKKLIEFLGENTDQDPYSWPNRIDQWMFLPGIGRSTAGSIVSSAFDLPAPILDGNVKRILSRLLAIERKSIKDEKKLWEFSSLLISKISPRNFNQALMDLGANICTPQKPSCSSCPLQKFCVAYADYDPNNFPKKEMTRIKPIQEIGIGLVFNKNGELLIDQRLESSSMGGMWEFPGGKKISSESIENTIERELKEELGIVVKVGQKLLSFEHAYTHKKLYFTVHICEWISGEPKPLASQKLLWVSPDKLFEFPFPAANTKIISELYKHLCIENKKL